The proteins below come from a single Oscillospiraceae bacterium genomic window:
- a CDS encoding ribose-phosphate pyrophosphokinase has product MAEQNLGPRDFFAKEDAIADLGLIACPGAEELCKLVDSHLVRWAREVGNDEVDTFIIPCDCPRFQSGDAKGLVKASTRGDDLYIFVDPGNYSVTYKLFGYENHLSPDDHFQNLMRIIQAVSGRAHRISVIMPSLYGGRQHRRVSRESLDCAFSLQQLRAVGVKNIITFDAHDPRVMNAVPTMSFDNVMPTYQVLKCLLHHVPDVSFHKDNFMIVSPDEGAMNRNMYYSSVLGCNLGMFYKRRDYSRVVNGRNPIVAHEYLGESVEGKDVFIADDIIASGESMLDIGYELKMRGARNIFTCCTFPLFTAGLEKFDKAYNDGIIKAVLGTNLTYRKPELLEREWYYDVDVSKYTAYFIAAINHDKSVSSIIDPMTKIRTLLDKHGIPMGGQQ; this is encoded by the coding sequence GCGTGATTTCTTTGCCAAGGAGGATGCGATCGCCGATCTCGGTCTGATTGCCTGCCCCGGTGCAGAGGAGCTTTGCAAACTCGTAGACAGTCACCTTGTGCGCTGGGCGCGTGAGGTCGGCAATGATGAGGTCGATACCTTCATCATCCCCTGCGACTGCCCGCGTTTCCAGTCCGGTGATGCAAAAGGCCTTGTCAAGGCGTCCACCCGCGGTGACGACCTGTACATCTTCGTCGATCCGGGCAACTACAGCGTCACCTACAAGCTCTTCGGGTATGAGAACCACCTCTCCCCGGATGACCACTTCCAGAACCTGATGCGCATTATTCAGGCTGTCTCCGGCCGTGCCCACCGCATCAGCGTTATCATGCCCAGCCTGTACGGCGGCCGCCAGCATCGCCGCGTCAGCCGCGAGAGTCTGGACTGCGCCTTCTCCCTGCAGCAGCTGCGCGCGGTCGGCGTCAAGAACATCATCACCTTTGACGCCCATGACCCCCGCGTCATGAACGCTGTGCCCACCATGAGCTTCGACAATGTCATGCCCACCTATCAGGTGCTCAAGTGCCTGCTGCATCATGTGCCGGATGTTTCCTTCCACAAGGATAACTTCATGATCGTCTCTCCCGATGAGGGCGCCATGAACCGCAACATGTACTACTCCAGCGTGCTGGGCTGCAACCTCGGCATGTTCTACAAGCGCCGCGACTACAGCCGTGTGGTAAACGGCCGCAACCCCATCGTGGCGCATGAGTATCTGGGCGAGAGCGTTGAGGGCAAGGATGTCTTTATCGCTGACGACATCATCGCCTCCGGCGAGTCGATGCTCGACATCGGCTATGAGCTGAAGATGCGCGGTGCCCGCAACATCTTTACCTGCTGCACCTTCCCGCTGTTCACCGCCGGTCTGGAGAAGTTCGACAAGGCCTACAATGACGGCATCATCAAGGCCGTTTTGGGCACGAACCTGACCTACCGCAAGCCGGAGCTGCTGGAGCGCGAGTGGTACTACGACGTGGATGTCTCCAAGTACACCGCCTACTTCATCGCCGCCATCAACCATGACAAGAGCGTTTCCTCCATCATCGACCCGATGACCAAGATCCGCACGCTGCTTGACAAGCATGGTATCCCCATGGGCGGCCAGCAGTAA
- the murD gene encoding UDP-N-acetylmuramoyl-L-alanine--D-glutamate ligase yields MLPIEQLQNLIQGKKVAFIGAGVSHKRCIEQFVELGAQVTLCDQKKSLEDFGAYADTLRRLHVRLSLGEHYTDGFAGQDIIMRTPGYEYYKPELQAALQAGTKVTSEVELFFELCPCEIVAVTGSDGKTTTTTLISKMFEAAGRKVFLGGNIGAALLPQLADVTPEAVAVVELSSFQLISMRVSPKVAVVTNVTPNHLDHHKDMQEYIDAKRNILLWQVPPCRAVLGFENEISRGMQKDCKGEQVWFTRLHDTDKGAFLRESDDTLCYAENGVVTPILPRAEVKLRGLHNVENLLAAIAAVWGRVPVEAMRQVGSTFTGVEHRIEPVRTLDGVTYYNDSIASSPTRTIAGLRSFNQKIILIAGGYDKKIPYEPLAPEILAHVKTLVLMGATGPRIEAAVRGCAGFDESALTILHADSMQHAVELARGAAQPGDVVSLSPASASFDLYPNFEVRGRDYKNIVNNLK; encoded by the coding sequence ATGCTGCCGATCGAACAGCTGCAGAATCTTATTCAGGGCAAAAAGGTTGCCTTTATCGGTGCGGGCGTCAGCCACAAGCGCTGCATCGAACAGTTTGTGGAGCTGGGCGCGCAGGTCACGCTCTGCGATCAGAAAAAGTCCCTTGAGGATTTTGGCGCGTATGCGGACACGCTGCGCCGCCTGCATGTCCGCCTGAGTCTGGGCGAGCATTATACCGACGGCTTTGCCGGGCAGGATATCATTATGCGCACACCGGGCTACGAATATTACAAGCCCGAGCTGCAGGCGGCCCTGCAGGCCGGCACAAAGGTCACCAGCGAGGTTGAGCTTTTCTTTGAGCTTTGCCCCTGCGAGATCGTGGCCGTGACCGGCTCTGACGGCAAGACCACGACCACAACGCTGATCTCCAAGATGTTTGAGGCTGCCGGCCGCAAGGTGTTTCTCGGCGGCAACATCGGCGCAGCGCTGCTGCCCCAGTTGGCGGATGTGACCCCCGAGGCGGTCGCCGTTGTAGAGTTGTCGAGCTTCCAGCTGATCAGCATGCGCGTCAGCCCCAAGGTGGCGGTTGTCACCAATGTGACCCCCAACCATCTGGACCACCATAAGGACATGCAGGAGTACATTGACGCCAAGCGGAACATCCTGCTGTGGCAGGTGCCGCCATGCCGCGCCGTGCTGGGCTTTGAAAACGAGATCTCGCGCGGTATGCAGAAGGACTGCAAGGGCGAGCAGGTCTGGTTTACCCGCCTGCATGACACAGACAAGGGCGCCTTCCTGCGGGAGAGCGATGACACCCTTTGCTATGCGGAGAACGGTGTCGTGACGCCGATCCTGCCCCGGGCCGAGGTCAAGCTGCGCGGCCTGCACAATGTCGAGAACCTGCTGGCCGCCATCGCTGCCGTCTGGGGCCGCGTGCCGGTCGAGGCCATGCGTCAGGTCGGCTCCACCTTCACCGGTGTAGAGCATCGCATTGAGCCGGTCCGCACGCTGGACGGCGTGACCTACTACAACGATTCCATCGCGTCCAGCCCGACGCGCACAATCGCCGGTCTGCGCAGCTTCAACCAGAAAATCATTCTGATCGCAGGCGGCTATGACAAGAAGATCCCCTATGAGCCGCTTGCGCCCGAGATCCTGGCCCATGTCAAGACGCTGGTGCTGATGGGTGCCACCGGCCCCCGCATCGAGGCGGCTGTCCGCGGATGTGCGGGCTTTGACGAGAGCGCGCTGACCATCCTGCACGCGGACAGCATGCAGCACGCAGTCGAGCTGGCGCGCGGTGCCGCCCAACCCGGGGATGTGGTCAGCCTTTCGCCCGCATCTGCATCCTTTGATTTGTACCCGAATTTTGAGGTCAGAGGACGGGATTATAAGAATATCGTCAACAACCTGAAATGA
- a CDS encoding GNAT family N-acetyltransferase codes for MIQSVSTAEHKTEYLRRLSGKPYFEAVLGTHLRLFGQHPASGWAFYLLPGTAVLELRGGSAVVCGALPGGSAGEDAREELAGFLRFLCADRLRTEQPLALAGWQPAAPLTLWELPQGSALPLPPAYPAELVRDTAPSMLPVSRLVFAENDTEADEFYSTACTALAHGVGVCHALLQDGRPVCTVGCYEQSNTESYMAAGVTDPAWRGRGLARRLIVEMANTLAAERTVRFACEQTLCGFYEQLGFVQNGKINYYTTDWNMQ; via the coding sequence ATGATTCAATCCGTCTCCACTGCGGAACATAAAACCGAATACCTGCGCCGCCTGTCCGGCAAGCCTTACTTTGAGGCTGTCCTCGGCACGCATCTGCGGCTGTTCGGGCAGCACCCGGCCAGCGGGTGGGCTTTCTATCTGCTGCCCGGCACAGCGGTGCTGGAGCTGCGCGGCGGCAGCGCCGTGGTCTGCGGTGCGCTGCCCGGCGGCAGTGCGGGGGAGGACGCCCGCGAGGAGTTGGCTGGCTTTCTGCGCTTTCTCTGCGCCGACCGGCTGCGCACCGAGCAGCCCCTTGCGTTGGCAGGCTGGCAGCCCGCCGCACCGCTGACCCTGTGGGAGCTGCCGCAGGGCAGTGCATTGCCGCTGCCGCCCGCATACCCGGCGGAGCTGGTGCGGGACACAGCGCCCTCTATGCTGCCGGTCAGCCGTCTGGTCTTTGCCGAGAATGACACCGAGGCCGATGAGTTCTACTCCACGGCCTGCACGGCGCTGGCCCACGGCGTGGGGGTGTGCCATGCCCTGCTGCAGGACGGCCGCCCTGTCTGTACAGTCGGCTGCTATGAGCAGAGCAACACCGAAAGCTATATGGCGGCGGGCGTGACCGACCCGGCATGGCGGGGCAGGGGACTGGCCCGGCGGCTGATCGTTGAGATGGCTAACACGCTGGCCGCCGAGCGCACGGTGCGCTTTGCCTGTGAACAGACGCTGTGCGGCTTTTATGAGCAGCTTGGATTTGTACAAAACGGCAAAATAAACTATTATACTACAGATTGGAATATGCAATGA